The proteins below come from a single Mustela nigripes isolate SB6536 chromosome 14, MUSNIG.SB6536, whole genome shotgun sequence genomic window:
- the SYNC gene encoding syncoilin isoform X2, whose protein sequence is MASPEPRHGGDGAAQAARETRAEATSPLEEESLESPHEPRTLDPEVTLSLKGTLNLEDILYLGDTGDLDELDEILCVEETEQPEETLYIEETRQPGEALHVDEPVKPEEIPRVEEPAQPEKSASPEQTGDGGETVTCEEKPSPEEGLSTGLSASTESLSIEDLELLEQRFQQCVQAVAQLEEERDQLIHELVLLREPALQEVQRVHEDIQVAYKRHAQAELERDGLREEIRLVKQRLFKVTKECVAYQYQLECRRQDVAQFNELREALTARAAQLSEELAGLREAYQKQKEQLRQQLEAPPSQSDGHFLQESRRLSAQFENLMAESRQGLEEEYEPQLLRLLERKEAAAKALQKTQAEIQEMKEALRPLQAEARQLQLQNRNLEDQITLVRQKRDEEVQQYREQLEEMEERQRQLRSGLQLQQQKNKELEQLRISLAGELSTYKAMLPKSLGQANAPTSQAGGTETQSQGAV, encoded by the exons ATGGCAAGCCCGGAGCCCCGGCACGGCGGGGACGGCGCAGCCCAGGCCGCGAG GGAGACAAGAGCAGAAGCCACTTCTCCTCTTGAAGAGGAGAGCTTGGAATCCCCCCatgagcccaggactctggacCCAGAAGTGACTCTGTCTTTGAAGGGGACCTTGAACTTAGAGGACATTCTCTACCTGGGGGACACAGGTGACCTTGATGAGCTAGACGAGATACTGTGTGTGGAAGAGACGGAGCAGCCTGAGGAGACCCTGTACATCGAGGAGACCAGGCAGCCAGGTGAGGCCCTGCACGTGGACGAGCCTGTGAAGCCAGAGGAGATCCCCCGTGTGGAAGAGCCGGCGCAGCCGGAAAAGAGCGCAAGCCCAGAGCAGACCGGTGATGGGGGAGAGACGGTCACATGCGAGGAGAAACCCAGCCCTGAGGAGGGCCTCAGCACCGGGCTGAGTGCCAGCACCGAGAGCCTGAGCATAGAGGACCTGGAACTGCTGGAGCAGCGTTTCCAGCAGTGCGTGCAAGCCGTGGCCCAGCTGGAGGAGGAGCGGGACCAGCTCATCCACGAGCTGGTGTTGCTCCGGGAACCGGCCCTGCAGGAGGTGCAGCGGGTCCatgaagacatccaggtggcctaCAAGCGGCACGCCCAAGCCGAGCTGGAGAGGGACGGGCTGAGGGAGGAGATCCGGCTGGTCAAGCAGAGGCTCTTCAAGGTGACCAAGGAGTGTGTGGCCTACCAGTACCAGCTGGAGTGCCGCCGGCAGGACGTGGCCCAGTTCAACGAGCTGCGGGAGGCGCTGACCGCCCGGGCGGCCCAGCTCTCCGAGGAACTGGCTGGGCTCCGCGAGGCCTAccagaagcagaaggagcagtTACGGCAACAGCTCGAAGCACCGCCAAGCCAGAGCGACGGGCACTTTCTGCAGGAGAGCCGGCGGCTCTCTGCCCAGTTTGAGAACCTCATGGCTGAGAGCCGCCAGGGCCTGGAGGAGGAGTACGAGCCTCAGCTGCTGCGCCtcctggagaggaaggaggcgGCAGCCAAAGCCCTCCAGAAGACCCAGGCAGAGATCCAGGAGATGAAGGAGGCCCTGAGACCCCTGCAGGCAGAGGCCCGGCAGCTGCAGCTGCAGAACAGGAACCTGGAGGACCAGATCACGCTCGTGAGGCAGAAGCGGGACGAGGAGGTGCAGCAATACCGG GAACAGCTGGAGGAAATGGAAGAGCGACAGAGGCAGTTGAGGAGCGGCCTGCAACTCCAGCAGCAGAAGAACAAAGAGCTGGAGCAGCTGCGGATCAGCCTCGCCGGAGAGCTCTCTACCTATAA ggctATGCTACCCAAGAGCCTGGGACAGGCTAATGCTCCCACTTCTCAGGCAGGTGGAACGGAGACTCAGTCCCAAG GGGCTGTTTAG
- the SYNC gene encoding syncoilin isoform X3, producing the protein MASPEPRHGGDGAAQAARETRAEATSPLEEESLESPHEPRTLDPEVTLSLKGTLNLEDILYLGDTGDLDELDEILCVEETEQPEETLYIEETRQPGEALHVDEPVKPEEIPRVEEPAQPEKSASPEQTGDGGETVTCEEKPSPEEGLSTGLSASTESLSIEDLELLEQRFQQCVQAVAQLEEERDQLIHELVLLREPALQEVQRVHEDIQVAYKRHAQAELERDGLREEIRLVKQRLFKVTKECVAYQYQLECRRQDVAQFNELREALTARAAQLSEELAGLREAYQKQKEQLRQQLEAPPSQSDGHFLQESRRLSAQFENLMAESRQGLEEEYEPQLLRLLERKEAAAKALQKTQAEIQEMKEALRPLQAEARQLQLQNRNLEDQITLVRQKRDEEVQQYREQLEEMEERQRQLRSGLQLQQQKNKELEQLRISLAGELSTYKGCLETYGRICNPETTAKNFLAKDN; encoded by the exons ATGGCAAGCCCGGAGCCCCGGCACGGCGGGGACGGCGCAGCCCAGGCCGCGAG GGAGACAAGAGCAGAAGCCACTTCTCCTCTTGAAGAGGAGAGCTTGGAATCCCCCCatgagcccaggactctggacCCAGAAGTGACTCTGTCTTTGAAGGGGACCTTGAACTTAGAGGACATTCTCTACCTGGGGGACACAGGTGACCTTGATGAGCTAGACGAGATACTGTGTGTGGAAGAGACGGAGCAGCCTGAGGAGACCCTGTACATCGAGGAGACCAGGCAGCCAGGTGAGGCCCTGCACGTGGACGAGCCTGTGAAGCCAGAGGAGATCCCCCGTGTGGAAGAGCCGGCGCAGCCGGAAAAGAGCGCAAGCCCAGAGCAGACCGGTGATGGGGGAGAGACGGTCACATGCGAGGAGAAACCCAGCCCTGAGGAGGGCCTCAGCACCGGGCTGAGTGCCAGCACCGAGAGCCTGAGCATAGAGGACCTGGAACTGCTGGAGCAGCGTTTCCAGCAGTGCGTGCAAGCCGTGGCCCAGCTGGAGGAGGAGCGGGACCAGCTCATCCACGAGCTGGTGTTGCTCCGGGAACCGGCCCTGCAGGAGGTGCAGCGGGTCCatgaagacatccaggtggcctaCAAGCGGCACGCCCAAGCCGAGCTGGAGAGGGACGGGCTGAGGGAGGAGATCCGGCTGGTCAAGCAGAGGCTCTTCAAGGTGACCAAGGAGTGTGTGGCCTACCAGTACCAGCTGGAGTGCCGCCGGCAGGACGTGGCCCAGTTCAACGAGCTGCGGGAGGCGCTGACCGCCCGGGCGGCCCAGCTCTCCGAGGAACTGGCTGGGCTCCGCGAGGCCTAccagaagcagaaggagcagtTACGGCAACAGCTCGAAGCACCGCCAAGCCAGAGCGACGGGCACTTTCTGCAGGAGAGCCGGCGGCTCTCTGCCCAGTTTGAGAACCTCATGGCTGAGAGCCGCCAGGGCCTGGAGGAGGAGTACGAGCCTCAGCTGCTGCGCCtcctggagaggaaggaggcgGCAGCCAAAGCCCTCCAGAAGACCCAGGCAGAGATCCAGGAGATGAAGGAGGCCCTGAGACCCCTGCAGGCAGAGGCCCGGCAGCTGCAGCTGCAGAACAGGAACCTGGAGGACCAGATCACGCTCGTGAGGCAGAAGCGGGACGAGGAGGTGCAGCAATACCGG GAACAGCTGGAGGAAATGGAAGAGCGACAGAGGCAGTTGAGGAGCGGCCTGCAACTCCAGCAGCAGAAGAACAAAGAGCTGGAGCAGCTGCGGATCAGCCTCGCCGGAGAGCTCTCTACCTATAA GGGCTGTTTAGAAACGTATGGCCGAATCTGTAACccagaaacaacagcaaaaaacttTTTAGCAAAGGATAACTAA
- the SYNC gene encoding syncoilin isoform X1 — protein sequence MASPEPRHGGDGAAQAARETRAEATSPLEEESLESPHEPRTLDPEVTLSLKGTLNLEDILYLGDTGDLDELDEILCVEETEQPEETLYIEETRQPGEALHVDEPVKPEEIPRVEEPAQPEKSASPEQTGDGGETVTCEEKPSPEEGLSTGLSASTESLSIEDLELLEQRFQQCVQAVAQLEEERDQLIHELVLLREPALQEVQRVHEDIQVAYKRHAQAELERDGLREEIRLVKQRLFKVTKECVAYQYQLECRRQDVAQFNELREALTARAAQLSEELAGLREAYQKQKEQLRQQLEAPPSQSDGHFLQESRRLSAQFENLMAESRQGLEEEYEPQLLRLLERKEAAAKALQKTQAEIQEMKEALRPLQAEARQLQLQNRNLEDQITLVRQKRDEEVQQYREQLEEMEERQRQLRSGLQLQQQKNKELEQLRISLAGELSTYKSVLAGAPLLTDAGRGDGGEGRCCSGEISLSREKQNNSLGQYSNCAHP from the exons ATGGCAAGCCCGGAGCCCCGGCACGGCGGGGACGGCGCAGCCCAGGCCGCGAG GGAGACAAGAGCAGAAGCCACTTCTCCTCTTGAAGAGGAGAGCTTGGAATCCCCCCatgagcccaggactctggacCCAGAAGTGACTCTGTCTTTGAAGGGGACCTTGAACTTAGAGGACATTCTCTACCTGGGGGACACAGGTGACCTTGATGAGCTAGACGAGATACTGTGTGTGGAAGAGACGGAGCAGCCTGAGGAGACCCTGTACATCGAGGAGACCAGGCAGCCAGGTGAGGCCCTGCACGTGGACGAGCCTGTGAAGCCAGAGGAGATCCCCCGTGTGGAAGAGCCGGCGCAGCCGGAAAAGAGCGCAAGCCCAGAGCAGACCGGTGATGGGGGAGAGACGGTCACATGCGAGGAGAAACCCAGCCCTGAGGAGGGCCTCAGCACCGGGCTGAGTGCCAGCACCGAGAGCCTGAGCATAGAGGACCTGGAACTGCTGGAGCAGCGTTTCCAGCAGTGCGTGCAAGCCGTGGCCCAGCTGGAGGAGGAGCGGGACCAGCTCATCCACGAGCTGGTGTTGCTCCGGGAACCGGCCCTGCAGGAGGTGCAGCGGGTCCatgaagacatccaggtggcctaCAAGCGGCACGCCCAAGCCGAGCTGGAGAGGGACGGGCTGAGGGAGGAGATCCGGCTGGTCAAGCAGAGGCTCTTCAAGGTGACCAAGGAGTGTGTGGCCTACCAGTACCAGCTGGAGTGCCGCCGGCAGGACGTGGCCCAGTTCAACGAGCTGCGGGAGGCGCTGACCGCCCGGGCGGCCCAGCTCTCCGAGGAACTGGCTGGGCTCCGCGAGGCCTAccagaagcagaaggagcagtTACGGCAACAGCTCGAAGCACCGCCAAGCCAGAGCGACGGGCACTTTCTGCAGGAGAGCCGGCGGCTCTCTGCCCAGTTTGAGAACCTCATGGCTGAGAGCCGCCAGGGCCTGGAGGAGGAGTACGAGCCTCAGCTGCTGCGCCtcctggagaggaaggaggcgGCAGCCAAAGCCCTCCAGAAGACCCAGGCAGAGATCCAGGAGATGAAGGAGGCCCTGAGACCCCTGCAGGCAGAGGCCCGGCAGCTGCAGCTGCAGAACAGGAACCTGGAGGACCAGATCACGCTCGTGAGGCAGAAGCGGGACGAGGAGGTGCAGCAATACCGG GAACAGCTGGAGGAAATGGAAGAGCGACAGAGGCAGTTGAGGAGCGGCCTGCAACTCCAGCAGCAGAAGAACAAAGAGCTGGAGCAGCTGCGGATCAGCCTCGCCGGAGAGCTCTCTACCTATAAGTCAGTTCTCGCCGGCGCCCCGCTTTTAACCGACGCTGGCAGAGGggatggtggggagggcaggtgtTGCTCAGGGGAAatttcactgagcagggaaaagCAGAACAACAGCTTGGGACAATATTCAAATTGTGCTCACCCATGA